The following coding sequences are from one Proteiniborus sp. DW1 window:
- a CDS encoding biotin--[acetyl-CoA-carboxylase] ligase: MKEKVLKLLKKHKDEFVSGQEISEQLEVSRTAIWKYINALKEEGYEIKSVSRKGYMLISTPDILNYEEVSEYLYTHYIGKEIFYFDSIDSTNVKAKELAINDGTDGVVVIAEEQTKGRGRLGRSWVSPNKKGIWMSIILKPQIDPQDAVKITQVTAAAIWKAMKQIGVSPQIKWPNDIVINGKKVCGILTEMSGELNRLNHLVVGIGINANTNIGEFPEEIRDKATSLKVEVGQDVDRKKLVGLILNNFEDLYNKLVEDRSIEEAIRICKENSAILGKDVRIIIKGEEKEAKAIDINAEGELIVQDKSGSISKIISGEVSVRGLYGYI, from the coding sequence TTGAAAGAAAAGGTACTAAAACTATTAAAAAAGCATAAAGATGAGTTCGTCTCTGGACAAGAGATAAGTGAACAATTAGAAGTAAGCAGAACTGCTATTTGGAAATATATCAATGCATTAAAAGAAGAAGGATATGAAATAAAATCAGTATCTAGAAAAGGGTATATGCTTATTTCCACACCAGATATTCTTAATTATGAAGAGGTATCTGAGTATTTGTATACTCACTATATCGGTAAAGAGATTTTCTATTTTGATTCAATAGATTCTACTAATGTAAAGGCTAAGGAACTAGCGATTAATGATGGAACAGATGGAGTGGTGGTTATAGCTGAGGAACAGACTAAAGGTCGTGGTAGGCTTGGAAGAAGTTGGGTTTCTCCTAATAAAAAGGGTATATGGATGTCTATTATCCTTAAACCTCAAATAGATCCACAGGATGCGGTGAAGATTACACAGGTGACAGCTGCTGCTATATGGAAGGCAATGAAGCAAATAGGAGTAAGCCCCCAGATAAAGTGGCCTAATGATATAGTTATTAATGGCAAAAAAGTCTGTGGTATATTGACTGAAATGAGTGGTGAACTAAATAGGTTAAATCATCTAGTAGTAGGTATTGGGATCAATGCTAATACCAATATAGGCGAATTCCCAGAAGAGATAAGAGATAAAGCTACTTCATTAAAGGTAGAAGTTGGTCAAGATGTTGACAGAAAAAAACTAGTTGGTCTTATATTAAATAATTTTGAAGACTTGTATAATAAACTGGTTGAAGATAGAAGTATAGAGGAAGCAATTAGAATCTGTAAAGAAAACTCTGCTATCCTAGGAAAGGATGTTAGAATAATTATAAAGGGAGAAGAAAAAGAGGCTAAGGCAATAGACATTAATGCAGAGGGAGAGTTAATAGTTCAAGATAAGAGTGGTAGTATATCTAAAATTATTTCAGGAGAAGTATCAGTTAGAGGATTATATGGATATATTTAA
- a CDS encoding sodium ion-translocating decarboxylase subunit beta: MFLDIIKGFWESTGFASLTSGHLIMIGISLVLLYLAIKKGFEPLLLVPIAFGMLLANLPLGGLNAEPIVEIVRDPNTGELVSQTKQLGGLLYYLYQGVKLGIYPPLIFLGVGAMTDFGPLIANPRSILLGAAAQFGIFFTFVGATMLGFTGPEAASIGIIGGADGPTALFLTSQLADHLLGPIAVAAYSYMALVPIIQPPIMRALTTKKERAVKMEQLRPVSKTERILFPIVVTILVILILPSAAPLIGFLMLGNLLRECGVVDRLSKTAQNELMNIVVIFLGVTVGATATAEAFWNLGTLKIIALGLIAFSIGTATGVVFGKIMYKLSGGKVNPLIGAAGVSAVPMAARVAQKVGQEENPSNFLLMHAMGPNVAGVIGSAVAAGALLMFFGG, from the coding sequence ATGTTTTTAGATATAATAAAAGGTTTCTGGGAAAGCACAGGCTTTGCAAGTCTGACATCGGGTCATTTGATAATGATTGGAATATCACTAGTATTACTTTACCTAGCAATCAAAAAAGGCTTTGAGCCATTGCTATTAGTACCAATAGCATTTGGAATGTTATTAGCAAACTTGCCATTAGGTGGACTTAATGCAGAGCCTATTGTAGAGATAGTGAGGGATCCTAATACAGGTGAATTAGTTTCGCAAACTAAACAGCTAGGAGGATTATTATACTATTTATACCAAGGAGTTAAACTAGGGATATACCCTCCTCTAATATTTTTAGGAGTAGGAGCAATGACAGACTTTGGACCATTGATTGCAAATCCTAGAAGTATATTATTAGGAGCTGCAGCGCAGTTTGGAATATTTTTTACATTTGTTGGGGCAACAATGTTAGGTTTTACAGGGCCAGAAGCAGCATCCATTGGAATTATAGGTGGAGCAGATGGACCAACAGCACTATTTCTTACAAGTCAATTAGCAGATCATTTACTTGGGCCAATAGCTGTAGCAGCTTATTCGTATATGGCATTAGTTCCAATTATACAGCCACCAATAATGAGAGCTTTGACTACTAAGAAGGAAAGAGCTGTGAAGATGGAACAATTAAGACCAGTTTCCAAAACAGAGAGAATATTATTCCCTATAGTAGTAACGATACTAGTTATACTGATTCTTCCATCAGCAGCACCTTTAATAGGTTTCTTAATGTTAGGGAATCTTTTAAGAGAATGTGGAGTTGTTGATAGACTTTCAAAAACAGCACAAAATGAGCTGATGAATATAGTAGTAATATTTCTAGGAGTAACAGTAGGAGCTACAGCAACAGCAGAAGCGTTCTGGAACTTAGGAACATTAAAAATAATAGCACTAGGGCTTATAGCATTCTCAATTGGAACAGCAACAGGTGTAGTATTTGGTAAGATAATGTATAAATTATCAGGAGGCAAGGTTAACCCACTAATAGGAGCAGCAGGAGTATCAGCAGTACCTATGGCAGCAAGAGTGGCACAGAAAGTTGGACAAGAAGAAAATCCATCAAACTTCCTACTAATGCATGCAATGGGTCCAAACGTAGCGGGAGTTATAGGATCAGCAGTAGCAGCAGGAGCACTATTAATGTTCTTTGGAGGCTAA
- a CDS encoding biotin/lipoyl-containing protein: protein MKKFIVNVNGKSYEVEVEEVEGSTQPAISNPTPVVQQAQPKAAPTPAPAVPAATPKVEAKPAQAVPQGAEVVEAPMPGTILDIKVNQGDTVKKGQVLLILEAMKMENEIMSPRDGKVTAINTSKGSSVNLGDPLVSLE from the coding sequence ATGAAAAAATTTATAGTAAATGTGAACGGAAAAAGCTATGAAGTTGAGGTAGAAGAAGTAGAAGGTTCAACACAACCAGCTATATCTAATCCTACACCTGTTGTACAACAGGCACAGCCTAAAGCTGCACCAACACCAGCTCCAGCGGTTCCAGCAGCAACACCAAAAGTAGAAGCTAAACCAGCTCAAGCAGTACCACAAGGAGCAGAAGTAGTAGAAGCACCAATGCCAGGAACTATATTAGATATAAAAGTAAATCAAGGAGATACAGTTAAGAAGGGACAAGTATTGTTAATATTAGAAGCAATGAAAATGGAAAACGAAATAATGTCACCTAGAGATGGTAAGGTAACAGCAATAAACACATCTAAGGGGTCATCAGTTAATTTAGGAGATCCATTAGTTTCGCTTGAATAG
- a CDS encoding OadG family protein, with product MFFGDNITIGDSLIITLFSMLLVFAVLIILSFTIDGFRLLSHRQGKNTENAGKPKDIIAEANKQAVSHVAENTPSQQDELELVAVITASIAAMLSKPASSIVVRNIVRVPQTTPVWSSASRQEMINK from the coding sequence ATGTTTTTTGGAGATAATATCACGATAGGCGACTCACTGATAATTACATTATTTAGTATGCTATTAGTATTTGCTGTTTTAATTATATTATCGTTTACAATAGATGGTTTTAGGCTACTTTCACATAGACAAGGAAAAAATACCGAGAATGCAGGAAAACCTAAAGACATAATAGCTGAAGCAAATAAACAAGCAGTCAGTCATGTTGCAGAGAATACACCTAGTCAGCAAGATGAATTAGAGCTAGTTGCAGTAATAACAGCAAGTATAGCAGCTATGCTATCAAAGCCAGCAAGTAGCATAGTGGTTAGAAACATAGTAAGAGTACCACAAACTACACCAGTATGGAGTAGTGCATCAAGACAGGAAATGATAAATAAATAA
- a CDS encoding carboxyl transferase domain-containing protein, protein MANSKLEQLRLAKEKLAEGGGKDRIAKQHEKGKLTARERLNLLFDEGSFVEIDAFVEHRCTNFGMEKTKAPGEGVVSGYGTVNGRLVYAFAQDFTVIGGSLGEMHAAKICKVQDMALKMGAPLVGINDSGGARIQEGVDALAGYGNIFYRNTIASGVIPQISVIMGPCAGGAVYSPALTDFIFMTDKTSMMFITGPQVIKTVTGENVTQEELGGAMTHNRTSGVAHFIDATEQETIERVKLLLSYLPSNNLEDAPVFNTGDDLNRLEEKLNDIIPDNPNKPYDMKEIILALADNGDFLEVQPYYAQNILTGFIRLNGKSVGVIASQPKVLAGCLDINASDKAARFIRTCDAFNIPLLTLVDVPGFLPGTDQEYGGIIRHGAKMLYAYSEATVPKVTVITRKAYGGAYIAMCSRHLNADIVLGWPTAEIAVMGPEGAANIIFKNDIEKAEDPATMRAEKIKEYRDTVSNPYIAAARGYIDDVIEPSTTRQRIISAFDMLASKRQSLPPKKHGNMPL, encoded by the coding sequence ATGGCAAATAGCAAGTTAGAACAGCTACGTTTAGCTAAAGAAAAGCTAGCCGAAGGTGGGGGTAAGGACAGAATTGCAAAACAACATGAAAAAGGAAAGTTAACAGCTAGAGAAAGATTAAATCTATTATTTGATGAGGGAAGCTTCGTAGAAATAGACGCATTTGTAGAACATAGGTGCACTAATTTTGGCATGGAAAAAACAAAGGCACCTGGAGAAGGTGTGGTATCAGGTTACGGTACAGTAAATGGAAGACTTGTTTATGCATTTGCTCAAGATTTTACTGTAATAGGTGGCTCTTTAGGAGAAATGCATGCTGCAAAGATTTGCAAGGTACAAGACATGGCTCTTAAAATGGGAGCTCCATTAGTAGGAATAAATGATTCTGGTGGAGCCAGAATCCAAGAGGGTGTAGATGCGCTAGCAGGCTATGGAAATATATTCTATAGAAATACAATAGCATCAGGAGTTATACCACAAATATCTGTAATTATGGGACCTTGTGCAGGAGGAGCAGTATATTCACCAGCACTTACTGACTTTATATTCATGACAGATAAAACAAGTATGATGTTTATTACTGGACCACAAGTAATAAAGACAGTAACAGGAGAAAATGTTACTCAAGAAGAATTAGGTGGAGCTATGACTCATAACAGAACAAGTGGGGTAGCTCACTTTATAGATGCAACAGAACAAGAAACAATTGAAAGAGTGAAACTGCTTTTAAGTTACTTACCATCAAATAACTTAGAAGATGCACCAGTATTTAATACAGGTGATGACTTAAATAGACTAGAAGAAAAGCTAAATGATATTATTCCAGATAATCCAAATAAACCGTATGATATGAAAGAAATAATATTAGCATTAGCAGATAATGGAGACTTTCTAGAAGTACAACCATATTATGCACAAAACATACTAACAGGCTTCATAAGATTAAACGGAAAATCAGTAGGAGTAATAGCTAGTCAACCAAAGGTACTAGCAGGCTGTTTAGATATAAATGCTTCTGATAAGGCAGCAAGATTCATAAGAACATGTGATGCATTTAACATCCCATTATTAACCTTAGTAGACGTGCCAGGATTCTTGCCAGGAACGGATCAGGAATACGGCGGAATAATTAGACATGGTGCAAAAATGCTTTATGCATACAGTGAAGCAACAGTGCCAAAAGTTACAGTTATAACAAGAAAGGCATATGGGGGAGCATATATTGCTATGTGCAGTAGACATCTTAATGCAGATATAGTTTTAGGATGGCCAACAGCTGAAATAGCAGTTATGGGACCAGAAGGGGCAGCTAATATAATATTTAAAAACGATATAGAAAAAGCAGAAGATCCAGCGACTATGAGAGCTGAGAAAATAAAAGAATATAGAGACACAGTATCAAACCCATATATAGCAGCAGCAAGAGGTTATATAGACGATGTTATAGAGCCTTCTACAACAAGACAAAGAATAATAAGTGCATTTGATATGCTTGCAAGTAAAAGACAAAGCTTGCCACCAAAAAAACATGGCAATATGCCATTGTAA
- the mce gene encoding methylmalonyl-CoA epimerase produces MVKKVDHIGIAVSNLDDALEFYEKVLGMSLQGIEIVEEQKVKVAFLPIGDTEIELLESTDKEGPIAKFIEKKGEGIQHIAYRVDDIEKALEEMRQKGIRLIDEKPRYGAGGAKIAFLHPKSTKGVLVELCQRD; encoded by the coding sequence ATGGTAAAGAAAGTAGATCATATAGGTATTGCTGTTAGCAATCTTGATGATGCTTTAGAGTTTTATGAGAAAGTATTAGGCATGAGTCTTCAAGGTATAGAGATAGTTGAAGAACAAAAAGTTAAGGTGGCATTCCTTCCAATAGGAGATACAGAAATAGAATTATTAGAATCAACTGATAAAGAAGGACCTATTGCTAAGTTTATTGAGAAAAAAGGTGAAGGAATACAGCATATTGCATATAGAGTTGACGATATAGAAAAAGCACTAGAAGAAATGAGACAAAAAGGTATTAGGCTAATAGACGAAAAACCTAGATATGGAGCTGGGGGAGCTAAGATTGCTTTCCTACATCCGAAAAGCACAAAAGGTGTATTAGTAGAACTTTGCCAAAGGGATTAA
- the meaB gene encoding methylmalonyl Co-A mutase-associated GTPase MeaB: MLILEYIEKLLNGDKRTCARLISIAENNEEEAKNIIKNIYKYTGKAHVIGITGPPGGGKSTLTDKLTKELRKKGKTVGIVAIDPTSPFSGGAILGDRIRMQDLATDPGVFIRSMGTRGHLGGLSKATQSAVKILDVYGADYIIIETVGVGQSEIDIVKNADTIVMVMVPGLGDDIQAIKAGVMEIGDIFAINKSDLDGASRTAAEVKAMLDMGPKKDRRPPIVQVVASLNKGIDLLLDEIMDHMEYLRSSGELNKRREDNIRMEIIKLVETEIMKIVLHKSQTDHILEKVTAEVANRKIDPFSACESIMKLFSNN; this comes from the coding sequence GTGTTAATATTGGAATATATAGAAAAGCTTCTAAATGGAGATAAGAGAACTTGTGCTCGACTAATTTCCATAGCAGAAAATAATGAAGAAGAAGCGAAAAATATTATTAAAAACATATATAAATATACGGGGAAAGCTCACGTTATAGGTATTACAGGTCCTCCAGGTGGTGGAAAGAGCACCCTTACTGATAAACTTACAAAAGAGCTTAGAAAAAAAGGCAAAACAGTAGGTATAGTGGCTATAGACCCTACAAGTCCATTTTCTGGGGGAGCTATACTTGGTGACCGAATTAGAATGCAGGATTTAGCTACTGACCCAGGGGTATTTATTAGGAGTATGGGGACTAGAGGACACTTAGGGGGATTATCAAAGGCTACCCAAAGTGCAGTGAAGATATTGGACGTTTATGGAGCTGACTACATCATTATAGAAACTGTAGGGGTAGGTCAATCAGAGATAGATATAGTTAAAAATGCAGACACTATTGTTATGGTAATGGTGCCAGGTCTTGGAGATGACATTCAGGCTATTAAAGCTGGAGTAATGGAAATAGGGGATATATTCGCGATAAATAAAAGCGACTTAGATGGAGCGTCTAGAACTGCTGCAGAAGTGAAAGCAATGCTTGATATGGGGCCTAAAAAAGACAGAAGACCACCTATAGTACAGGTTGTAGCTAGCTTAAATAAAGGAATAGATCTTTTATTAGATGAAATTATGGACCATATGGAATATCTAAGATCTTCAGGAGAGCTTAATAAAAGGAGAGAAGACAACATTAGAATGGAAATTATAAAGCTAGTGGAAACAGAAATTATGAAAATTGTACTGCATAAATCCCAAACAGATCATATATTAGAAAAGGTAACTGCTGAAGTGGCAAATAGAAAGATAGATCCATTTAGTGCATGTGAATCTATAATGAAATTATTTTCAAATAATTAA
- a CDS encoding cobalamin B12-binding domain-containing protein has product MNSRPIRVLIAKPGLDGHDRGAKVIARALRDAGMEVIYTGLRQTPEQIVSAAIQEDVDVVAMSILSGAHNHLLPRVVELLKQEGADDMLVLGGGVIPDEDIPGLKEAGIKEIFTPGTPTTAVIDYINENVNRQ; this is encoded by the coding sequence GTGAACAGTAGACCAATAAGAGTTTTAATTGCAAAGCCGGGACTGGACGGACATGATAGAGGTGCAAAAGTAATCGCTAGAGCTTTAAGGGATGCAGGTATGGAAGTCATATATACGGGGCTTAGGCAAACCCCTGAGCAAATAGTATCTGCTGCCATACAAGAGGATGTGGATGTAGTAGCTATGAGTATACTATCAGGAGCTCATAACCACTTGCTTCCTAGAGTAGTAGAATTGCTTAAACAAGAAGGTGCAGATGACATGCTTGTTTTAGGTGGTGGAGTAATACCAGACGAAGATATTCCAGGACTTAAGGAAGCGGGGATAAAGGAAATCTTCACTCCAGGAACACCTACAACAGCAGTTATCGATTATATAAATGAAAACGTGAACAGACAATAG
- a CDS encoding methylmalonyl-CoA mutase family protein, with the protein MFDNESLKEIKKTRSEWEETQLKKTLAKFPERKEKFTTVSGEVVNPLYTPEDVEGLDYNEDIGYPGQYPFTRGVQPTMYRGKLWTMRMYAGFATAEESNNRYKYLLEQGQTGLSVAFDLPTQIGYDSDHPLAEGEVGKVGVAIDSLEDMETLFDGIPLDKVSTSMTINAPASVLLAMYIAVAEKQGVTPDKLRGTIQNDILKEYIARGTYIFPVEPSMRLITNIFEYCSKFVPKWNTISISGYHIREAGCTAAQEVGFTLADGIAYVEAAIKAGLDVDDFAPRLSFFFNAHNDLLEEVSKYRAARRLWAKIMKERFNAKNPKSMMLKFHTQTGGSTLTAQQPDNNIVRVAIQTLAAVLGGTQSLHTNSRDEALALPTEDSVRIALRTQQIVAYESGVTDTIDPLAGSYYIEAKTDEIEDKAMEYIKKIDELGGAPRAIDMGYIQQEIMDAAYKYQKEVETGERIVVGMNKFQIEEEAPKGLLRVDPAVGVLQKQKIANLKAKRDNGLVKERLEALRSACEGDANVMPYILDSVKAYATLGEICGVMREVFGEYQQSVII; encoded by the coding sequence ATGTTTGACAATGAGAGCTTAAAGGAGATTAAAAAAACAAGAAGTGAATGGGAAGAAACTCAACTAAAGAAAACATTGGCTAAGTTTCCTGAAAGAAAAGAAAAATTCACTACTGTTTCTGGTGAGGTAGTAAATCCGCTCTATACTCCTGAAGACGTAGAAGGACTGGACTATAATGAGGATATTGGATATCCAGGTCAATATCCTTTTACAAGGGGAGTTCAGCCCACCATGTATAGAGGAAAGCTTTGGACTATGAGAATGTATGCTGGATTTGCTACAGCAGAAGAATCTAACAACAGATATAAGTACTTACTTGAACAAGGTCAAACAGGTCTTAGCGTAGCTTTTGATTTGCCTACACAAATTGGTTATGATTCAGATCATCCACTAGCAGAGGGAGAAGTAGGAAAGGTTGGTGTTGCCATAGATTCATTGGAAGATATGGAAACACTTTTTGATGGTATTCCTCTTGACAAAGTGAGTACTTCCATGACAATTAATGCACCTGCTTCAGTTTTGCTTGCTATGTATATAGCAGTAGCAGAGAAACAAGGTGTCACGCCTGACAAGTTAAGAGGAACTATTCAAAACGACATACTAAAAGAATATATAGCACGAGGAACATATATTTTCCCAGTGGAACCATCTATGAGACTAATAACAAATATATTTGAATACTGCTCAAAGTTTGTACCAAAGTGGAATACAATAAGTATTTCAGGATATCACATTAGAGAGGCAGGCTGTACTGCAGCTCAGGAAGTAGGATTTACACTTGCTGATGGCATAGCTTATGTAGAAGCAGCCATAAAAGCAGGACTTGATGTAGATGATTTTGCACCTAGGTTATCATTTTTCTTTAATGCTCACAATGACTTATTAGAAGAGGTGTCAAAATACAGGGCTGCCAGAAGGCTTTGGGCAAAAATAATGAAAGAAAGATTTAATGCAAAAAATCCTAAATCAATGATGTTAAAATTTCATACACAAACCGGAGGTTCTACACTTACTGCACAGCAGCCTGATAACAACATTGTACGTGTTGCTATTCAAACATTAGCTGCAGTACTCGGTGGAACACAATCCTTACACACTAATTCAAGGGATGAGGCTCTTGCTCTCCCAACTGAAGATTCAGTTAGAATAGCCCTTAGAACTCAACAGATAGTAGCATATGAAAGTGGAGTTACAGATACCATTGACCCTCTAGCAGGTTCATATTATATAGAAGCTAAAACTGATGAAATAGAAGATAAGGCAATGGAATATATTAAAAAGATAGATGAGCTTGGAGGAGCACCAAGAGCTATAGATATGGGATATATCCAACAAGAAATAATGGATGCGGCATATAAATATCAAAAAGAAGTAGAAACAGGTGAAAGAATAGTAGTTGGCATGAATAAATTCCAAATAGAAGAAGAAGCACCGAAGGGGCTTTTAAGAGTAGACCCTGCTGTAGGTGTTCTTCAAAAACAGAAAATTGCTAACTTAAAAGCGAAAAGAGACAATGGACTTGTTAAGGAAAGGCTAGAGGCTTTAAGAAGTGCTTGTGAAGGTGACGCAAATGTTATGCCATATATTCTTGACTCAGTTAAGGCTTATGCGACCTTAGGAGAAATTTGCGGAGTGATGAGAGAAGTTTTTGGTGAGTATCAGCAATCTGTAATTATATAA
- the ftsH gene encoding ATP-dependent zinc metalloprotease FtsH encodes MKKYFRGISFYLLIFIILVFAVQLLTKNVEEAKQMDFITLVKEIENDNVESIVIVQNENTVKGRLKDNTTFSLTLPFDANTFYEQHLRDAMDEDKIQSITGEPQPQTPIFLSALPTIFMILVFVVFWFVFMQQSQGGGNRVMSFGKSRAKMHKDEGKKITFADVAGLQEEKEELKEIVDFLKSPRKYIELGARIPKGVLMVGPPGTGKTYLTKAVAGEAGVPFFSISGSDFVEMFVGVGASRVRDLFEQAKKNSPCIVFIDEIDAVGRRRGAGLGGGHDEREQTLNQLLVEMDGFGENEGIIMIAATNRPDILDPALLRPGRFDRQVYVGVPDIKGREEILKIHTRGKPLADDVDLKVVARRTPGFTPADLENLVNEAALLTARQNLNKIPMSIIEEASTKVVAGPEKKSRVISEKERKLTAYHEAGHAVAARLLPGSDPVHMVTIIPRGRAGGFTMYLPEEDRNYATKTEMELRLVHMLGGRVAEQLVLGDISTGAQNDLDRVTKIARNMVTHYGMSESLGPMTYGSDDDEVFIGRDLARSRNYSEEVAAAIDKEMRRIIDNAYSQAETLLKENIDKLHKVAEALLEKETLDAKEFEALFAEEQ; translated from the coding sequence TTGAAAAAATATTTTCGAGGTATAAGCTTTTATTTGCTTATATTTATCATACTAGTATTTGCAGTTCAGCTGTTGACGAAAAATGTTGAAGAAGCAAAGCAAATGGATTTTATCACATTGGTTAAGGAAATAGAAAACGATAATGTTGAAAGCATTGTGATAGTTCAAAATGAAAATACTGTAAAAGGTAGGCTTAAGGATAATACAACATTTTCCTTAACATTACCTTTTGATGCAAATACATTTTATGAGCAACACTTGAGAGACGCTATGGATGAGGACAAGATTCAAAGTATAACTGGAGAACCCCAACCACAGACTCCAATCTTTTTATCAGCTCTCCCAACTATATTTATGATTCTTGTATTTGTTGTGTTTTGGTTTGTATTTATGCAACAATCACAGGGTGGTGGAAACCGTGTAATGTCATTTGGTAAAAGTAGAGCTAAAATGCATAAGGATGAAGGTAAGAAAATTACTTTTGCCGATGTTGCAGGACTACAAGAAGAAAAAGAAGAGCTTAAGGAAATAGTTGATTTTCTTAAGAGCCCTAGAAAATATATTGAGTTAGGAGCTAGAATTCCTAAAGGAGTTCTAATGGTAGGCCCTCCAGGAACAGGAAAGACCTATTTAACAAAGGCTGTAGCTGGAGAAGCTGGAGTGCCATTCTTTAGTATAAGTGGTTCTGACTTCGTTGAAATGTTTGTAGGTGTAGGTGCTTCACGTGTAAGAGATTTATTTGAACAGGCTAAGAAAAACTCTCCTTGTATTGTTTTTATAGATGAGATTGATGCAGTGGGAAGAAGAAGAGGGGCAGGTCTTGGCGGAGGTCATGATGAAAGAGAGCAAACCTTAAATCAACTACTAGTAGAGATGGATGGATTTGGAGAAAATGAAGGTATAATCATGATAGCTGCTACAAATAGGCCTGATATCCTAGATCCAGCATTACTTAGACCTGGTAGATTCGATAGACAGGTATATGTTGGAGTTCCAGATATTAAAGGTAGAGAGGAAATCCTAAAGATTCATACTAGAGGCAAGCCACTAGCAGATGACGTAGACTTAAAGGTTGTGGCTAGAAGAACTCCTGGTTTTACACCAGCAGACTTAGAAAATTTAGTAAATGAGGCTGCACTACTTACAGCTAGACAAAATCTTAATAAAATACCAATGTCTATAATTGAAGAAGCATCAACTAAAGTAGTAGCTGGACCAGAGAAGAAGAGTCGAGTCATTAGTGAAAAAGAAAGAAAGCTTACGGCATATCATGAGGCAGGTCATGCAGTGGCTGCAAGACTTCTTCCAGGGTCAGATCCGGTTCATATGGTTACTATAATTCCTAGAGGAAGAGCTGGAGGATTTACAATGTATCTTCCAGAAGAAGATAGAAACTATGCAACAAAGACTGAGATGGAGCTTAGATTAGTTCACATGCTAGGCGGAAGAGTTGCGGAGCAGTTAGTGCTAGGAGATATAAGTACTGGTGCACAAAACGACTTAGATAGAGTGACTAAGATAGCTAGAAACATGGTAACTCACTATGGAATGAGTGAGAGTCTTGGACCTATGACATATGGTTCTGATGATGACGAAGTGTTCATAGGCAGAGATTTAGCAAGAAGTAGAAATTATAGTGAGGAAGTAGCTGCGGCTATAGACAAGGAAATGAGAAGAATTATAGATAATGCTTATAGTCAAGCAGAAACACTTCTAAAAGAAAATATAGATAAACTTCATAAAGTAGCAGAAGCACTACTAGAAAAAGAAACTCTAGATGCAAAAGAATTCGAAGCACTATTTGCAGAAGAGCAATAA
- the hpt gene encoding hypoxanthine phosphoribosyltransferase encodes MKNNVREVLVSHDDIQKKVKEMGQKITKDYTGKDLMLVGVLKGAFMFLGDLAKNIEIPLTIDFMAVSSYGNSTESSGVVRILKDLEGSIEGKDILLVEDIIDTGLTLNYLVNNLKSRGANSVKICTLLDKPERRLVDLELAYKGFDIPDEFVVGYGIDFAEGYRNLPDVCVLKEEAYRHILEK; translated from the coding sequence ATGAAAAACAATGTAAGGGAAGTATTAGTTTCACACGATGATATTCAGAAAAAAGTTAAAGAAATGGGACAAAAGATTACAAAAGATTATACTGGTAAGGACTTAATGCTCGTTGGTGTATTAAAAGGAGCATTTATGTTTTTAGGAGATCTTGCGAAAAATATTGAGATACCTCTTACTATAGACTTTATGGCTGTTTCTAGCTATGGAAATTCTACAGAATCTTCTGGTGTAGTGAGAATTCTTAAGGATTTAGAGGGAAGTATAGAAGGCAAGGATATATTACTAGTAGAAGACATTATTGATACTGGACTCACTCTAAACTACCTTGTTAATAATTTAAAGTCTAGAGGAGCTAATAGCGTAAAAATCTGTACTCTTCTTGATAAACCAGAGAGAAGATTAGTTGATCTAGAATTAGCATATAAAGGATTCGATATACCTGATGAATTTGTTGTAGGTTATGGAATAGATTTTGCAGAAGGTTACAGAAATCTTCCAGACGTATGTGTTTTAAAGGAAGAAGCATATCGTCATATACTTGAAAAATAA